The genomic DNA TCAAATCTATCGCTTGATGAGTATGAAAAAGAATTACAATTTACTCCTAAATGGATAGATATAAACAATGCACTAAAAAAGAATAAAATTATTCTTAATAACAATTTTAATATACCTAAATGGTGTAAAAGAGAAACCTATGTTTTAGAGTACTTATCAAATAACATTAAAGATTTAGAGAATTTTAGTCGATGATATTAATGTTATTAATTATCATCGATAAATCTTCCAAATAATAAAGAGTATCTATAGGGATACTCTTTTTATTTTTCTTATTGACATTTAATTTTTTATATAGTAAAATCATTTATGCAATCGTATGCATGATTTTATGAAATAAAGTACTAATATATTATTAAAAAGAGGTCTCTTATGAAAAAATTTACAATTAAAGATATCGCCAAAATAGCAGGAGTACACCCCTCTACAGTATCAAGGAGTCTTAACAATAATCCTGTAATTCCAGAAAAAACTAGAAAAAAAATTCAAGATATTGCTAAAAAATTAAATTTTGAATTTAATAGCAGTGCTAGAAATCTTAGTCTTAATAAAACTGATAATATCGGACTTATTATTTCAAATGGCTTTGACAATGATAGCACCATGCCTTTTGTAAATATTATTCTTGAGAAAACTAGAAAAATACTTTCTAAAAACTCTCTTGATACAATAGTCGAATTTTCTAAAAACATCTATACTAATGAGAGTAATATCCAAAAAATGGTGGCTTCTAAAAAAGTCGACGGTTTTTTAATACTTGATTCAAATTTTTCTAAAAAAGAGTTTAATTTATTAAAAAAAAATAAAATTCCTTTTGAAATAATGCATTTCAAACCAAATTTTGAAGATAGCGAAAATTATGGATACACTGCTACCGATCATTTTGAAGGTGGACTAATGGCAACAAATTTTCTTATAGAAAATGGTTTTACAAACATCTTTACTATTACCGCTATTCAAAATGACACATCTTTTAACGAGTTTACACTTAGAACAGCTGGGTATAGATATGCTCTTAGTAAAAATCAAATTGAAATTAATGAAAATAATATTCTATATTCTAATATATCTTATGAAGATACCTATAAAATAATAAAAAATAATATCCACATTTTTAAAAAAGGCGATGCTATATTTGCACAAACAGATATCATTGCTTTTGCTGTAATAAATGCATTTCGTAATCATAATATAGATGTCCCTAATGATATCTCGGTAGTTGGTTATGATGATATCGATATGGCTAGATATTTTTATCCTGCACTTACTACTATAATGCAACCTTTGGATGAATTAATAGAAAAATCGTGCTATAACTTAGTGAAAAAAATAAAAAATGTAACTTTTAAAGATAATTATAAAATATTAATTAAGCCAAAATTAATAATAAGAGATAGTGTACTAATAAAGCATTAGTAATTATTTCATAATTTTATGCATTCGGTTGCATAATTTAGGAAATGAAAAAAAGAAATGATTAGGAGGTACCAAATGGAAAGAAAATGGTGGAAAGAAAGTATTGTATATCAGATTTACCCTAGAAGTTTTAAAGATACTACTGGAAATGGCATAGGTGACTTAAAGGGAATTATAGAAAAAGTTGATTATTTAAAAGAACTTGGCGTAGATATAATTTGGCTAAATCCTGTATATAAATCACCTAATGATGATAATGGTTATGATATTAGCGATTATTATAGTATTATGGATGAGTTTGGAACTATGGAAGATTGGGAAAAATTATTAAATGAACTACATAAAAGGGATATGAAATTAATTATGGATCTTGTTGTAAATCATACCTCTGATGAACATATCTGGTTTTTAGAGTCAAAAAAATCAAAAGACAACCAATATAGAGATTATTACTTTTGGAAAAAAGGAAAAGATGGAAAAGAACCAAATAATTGGGTTTCTGTATTTGGTGGTTCTGCATGGCAATATGATGAAACTACTGATGAATATTATTTACATATATTTAGTAAAAAACAACCTGATTTAAATTGGGAAAATCCAAAAGTAAGAAAAGATATTTATAAAATGATGAAATGGTGGCTCGATAAAGGTATAGATGGTTTTAGAATGGATGTAATTAATTTTATCTCAAAAAACACAGACTTTCCAAGTGTATCTACTAATGAAAAATACGGTTGGGGTGGTGAATATTTTATGAATGGCCCTAGAGTAAATGAATTTTTTAAAGAAATGAATAAAGAAGTCCTTTCAAATTATAACATAATGACAGTAGGAGAATGTCCAGGAGCTACTCCAGAACATGCTAGTAGCTATGCTAACATCGATGGTAGTAAATTAAATATGATATTCACCTTTGAACATGTAAGTCTTGATCATGGCCCATATGGAAAATTTGATATAAAACCTTTAAAACTAAAAGATCTTAAAGAAAATATAAATAAATGGCAAATAGAATTGTATAATAAAGCATGGAATAGTCTATATTTAATGAATCACGACCAACCAAGAGCAGTGTCAAGATTTGGAGATGAT from Hypnocyclicus thermotrophus includes the following:
- a CDS encoding LacI family DNA-binding transcriptional regulator gives rise to the protein MKKFTIKDIAKIAGVHPSTVSRSLNNNPVIPEKTRKKIQDIAKKLNFEFNSSARNLSLNKTDNIGLIISNGFDNDSTMPFVNIILEKTRKILSKNSLDTIVEFSKNIYTNESNIQKMVASKKVDGFLILDSNFSKKEFNLLKKNKIPFEIMHFKPNFEDSENYGYTATDHFEGGLMATNFLIENGFTNIFTITAIQNDTSFNEFTLRTAGYRYALSKNQIEINENNILYSNISYEDTYKIIKNNIHIFKKGDAIFAQTDIIAFAVINAFRNHNIDVPNDISVVGYDDIDMARYFYPALTTIMQPLDELIEKSCYNLVKKIKNVTFKDNYKILIKPKLIIRDSVLIKH
- a CDS encoding glycoside hydrolase family 13 protein, with product MERKWWKESIVYQIYPRSFKDTTGNGIGDLKGIIEKVDYLKELGVDIIWLNPVYKSPNDDNGYDISDYYSIMDEFGTMEDWEKLLNELHKRDMKLIMDLVVNHTSDEHIWFLESKKSKDNQYRDYYFWKKGKDGKEPNNWVSVFGGSAWQYDETTDEYYLHIFSKKQPDLNWENPKVRKDIYKMMKWWLDKGIDGFRMDVINFISKNTDFPSVSTNEKYGWGGEYFMNGPRVNEFFKEMNKEVLSNYNIMTVGECPGATPEHASSYANIDGSKLNMIFTFEHVSLDHGPYGKFDIKPLKLKDLKENINKWQIELYNKAWNSLYLMNHDQPRAVSRFGDDKKYRVESAKMLITFTMTLCGTPYIYQGEEIGMTNISFDSIEKYRDLETLNYYNEALNNGADKNKLMKAIHYMSRDNSRTPMQWDNTKNAGFSNADTTWINVNPNYTKINVKEALNDENSILNYYKKMIKIRKSNLTLIYGEHIPFMNDNENIFAYIKKYENQLYIVYLNFSKNKQSIILPENITKENLTLIISNYKNNDFFNLKPYEARVYKVSQN